In Leptospira congkakensis, one DNA window encodes the following:
- a CDS encoding enoyl-CoA hydratase/isomerase family protein: MNYKREVIDIPNGKGEIIRFQMNDQNSLTGQNMRDLGEILNEIKADNSKRGVILTTDNPKFFCNGLDAENLLSTSRDKLIDEVGGIVILFAELVKFDKPLITEVTGHAMGGGAVITVASDFKYMLDGKGRIGFTEVNVGLPLPGSFIDRIRMCVDPRYWAEVCLEGSTYKGAEAKKIGLIDEIAPTPEDIRKIALKKLETLSKVPSAAYRSTKNTLNGALLANLEQYKKDTIKSFEQPGVVDNLLEAMTALKEKRRPVFK; encoded by the coding sequence ATGAATTACAAACGTGAAGTCATCGACATTCCCAACGGTAAAGGCGAAATCATTCGCTTTCAAATGAACGACCAAAACTCACTGACCGGACAAAACATGAGAGATCTCGGTGAGATTTTAAATGAAATCAAAGCCGACAATTCCAAACGAGGTGTCATCTTAACCACTGACAATCCTAAGTTTTTTTGTAACGGACTTGATGCAGAAAATTTACTTTCTACCAGCAGAGACAAACTTATAGATGAAGTGGGTGGTATTGTAATCCTTTTTGCAGAACTTGTTAAGTTTGATAAACCCTTGATCACAGAAGTCACAGGTCATGCGATGGGCGGTGGTGCAGTGATCACCGTTGCTTCCGATTTTAAATACATGTTGGATGGAAAAGGAAGGATTGGTTTTACAGAAGTAAACGTAGGCCTTCCACTTCCAGGAAGTTTTATCGATCGCATTCGTATGTGTGTGGATCCAAGGTATTGGGCAGAAGTTTGTTTGGAAGGAAGCACTTACAAAGGTGCAGAAGCCAAAAAAATTGGACTCATCGATGAAATTGCCCCGACCCCAGAAGACATAAGAAAGATTGCTCTAAAGAAATTGGAAACACTTTCAAAAGTTCCTTCCGCAGCGTATCGTTCTACAAAGAACACATTGAATGGGGCGCTCCTTGCAAATTTAGAACAATATAAAAAGGATACAATCAAATCCTTTGAACAACCTGGTGTTGTTGATAATCTACTCGAAGCAATGACCGCTCTTAAAGAAAAACGTAGGCCCGTTTTTAAATAA
- the purB gene encoding adenylosuccinate lyase — MIDRYSHPEISAIWELENKFKIWTDIEIYACEARANRGEVPKEDLETIKQKAKFNVDEILEIESKVHHDVIAYLTNLNSYIGPAGRHVHFGLTSSDVGDTALCVQMVQAMDLLIQRTETLLQTTKEKAKEYKDLPCIGRSHGIHAEPMTLGLKFALFYAEMTRNLERMKDARTQIAVGKLSGAVGTYSNIDLEIEEYVLTKLGLTVDPIATQVISRDRHAFYMSVLGVVAASLDRMATEIRLLQKTEGREVEEPFAKGQKGSSAMPHKRNPVVCERISGISRVIRSNVNVGLQNVGLWHERDISHSSAERIVLPDSTIALDYILEKMNFVLKGLHVYPDATERTLNVTRGLIFSQKVLLWLIEKGGITREDAYLIVQENAMAVWADQSKNLRDLLKQDPRCSAILKESDLNEIFQIKPYLERIPLIFKRLGIID, encoded by the coding sequence ATGATCGATCGTTACAGCCATCCAGAGATTTCCGCCATCTGGGAATTAGAGAACAAATTTAAGATTTGGACAGATATAGAAATTTATGCCTGTGAAGCCCGTGCGAACCGCGGTGAGGTTCCCAAAGAAGACCTAGAAACCATCAAACAAAAGGCAAAATTCAATGTAGATGAAATTCTAGAAATAGAATCAAAAGTACATCACGATGTCATCGCCTATTTGACCAATTTAAACTCTTATATAGGACCAGCAGGCCGTCATGTTCACTTTGGTCTGACTTCCAGTGACGTTGGTGACACAGCACTTTGCGTACAAATGGTTCAAGCAATGGATCTTCTCATCCAAAGAACCGAAACTCTTTTACAAACTACAAAAGAAAAAGCAAAAGAGTACAAAGACCTTCCTTGTATCGGACGTTCCCATGGAATCCATGCAGAACCAATGACACTTGGTCTTAAGTTTGCTCTCTTCTATGCAGAGATGACTCGAAACTTAGAACGGATGAAAGATGCTCGTACACAAATTGCTGTAGGTAAATTGTCTGGAGCTGTAGGAACTTATTCCAATATTGATTTAGAAATTGAAGAATATGTTTTAACCAAACTTGGTTTAACTGTAGATCCAATTGCCACACAAGTCATTTCACGCGATCGCCATGCTTTTTATATGTCCGTGCTTGGTGTGGTTGCTGCTAGTTTGGATCGAATGGCAACAGAAATCCGTCTTTTACAAAAAACAGAAGGACGCGAAGTAGAAGAACCATTTGCTAAAGGCCAAAAAGGTTCCTCAGCTATGCCTCACAAACGAAATCCTGTTGTCTGTGAAAGAATTTCTGGGATCTCTCGAGTGATTCGTTCCAATGTAAACGTTGGATTACAAAACGTAGGACTTTGGCATGAACGAGATATTTCTCACTCATCTGCCGAACGAATTGTCCTACCCGATTCCACTATCGCTCTCGATTATATTTTGGAAAAAATGAATTTTGTTTTAAAAGGCCTTCATGTCTATCCAGATGCCACCGAACGCACATTAAACGTAACCCGTGGACTTATATTTTCACAAAAAGTTTTGTTATGGTTAATTGAGAAAGGTGGAATCACAAGGGAAGACGCCTACCTCATCGTTCAAGAAAATGCAATGGCGGTTTGGGCAGACCAATCTAAAAATCTTCGTGACCTTTTGAAACAAGATCCAAGATGTTCTGCCATCCTCAAAGAAAGCGATTTGAATGAAATTTTCCAAATCAAACCTTATTTGGAACGAATTCCACTCATCTTCAAACGATTGGGGATTATTGATTGA
- a CDS encoding steroid delta-isomerase, translated as MNEQINLKLIDKQLTAYNNKDIDLFLQCWDQNAKIYLHPNTLLAEGIEQIKERHLIRFQEPDLFAKLITRTQFNGKIVDQELVTRNFPEGKGNVDVLAIYEINDEKILNAWFLIGEPRLLLSIIF; from the coding sequence ATGAATGAACAAATTAATCTAAAATTAATCGATAAGCAATTAACAGCGTATAACAATAAAGATATTGATTTGTTTCTGCAATGTTGGGACCAAAATGCAAAAATCTATCTCCATCCGAATACTTTGTTAGCGGAAGGAATCGAACAAATCAAAGAAAGACATTTGATCCGTTTTCAAGAACCAGATCTTTTTGCCAAATTGATCACAAGAACTCAATTTAACGGAAAAATTGTTGATCAAGAATTGGTTACTCGAAATTTCCCAGAAGGAAAAGGAAACGTAGATGTATTGGCAATTTATGAAATTAACGATGAAAAAATACTCAATGCCTGGTTTTTGATAGGAGAACCTAGACTCCTGTTGTCAATAATTTTTTGA
- a CDS encoding alpha/beta hydrolase, which produces MEKPLEYLVRKPKVSVENPPLLLLLHGVGSNEEDLFSLSNYLPESFLVVSARGPLTLAPKSYAWYEVLFTTGQPKINLEQEKESRRLLIEFLDYLKSNYQFDESNVWIGGFSQGAIMSYSLGLLYPNRFKGIIALSGRLLEENKEIVNVSEDVLNKKVFISHGTNDRVLSVEYARSVKTYLETLGIHPHYKEYEEGHSINREMLKDLIQWLDENL; this is translated from the coding sequence ATGGAAAAACCACTAGAATATTTAGTACGCAAACCAAAGGTTTCGGTGGAAAATCCGCCACTTTTACTTTTGTTACATGGAGTTGGAAGTAATGAAGAGGATTTATTTTCCTTATCTAATTACCTACCTGAATCTTTTCTCGTTGTTTCTGCCAGAGGTCCTTTAACTTTAGCACCAAAAAGTTATGCTTGGTATGAAGTTTTATTCACAACTGGCCAACCTAAGATCAATTTAGAGCAGGAAAAAGAAAGTAGAAGGCTCTTGATAGAATTTCTGGATTATCTGAAATCTAATTATCAATTTGATGAATCGAATGTTTGGATTGGTGGTTTTAGCCAAGGTGCTATCATGTCTTATTCTTTGGGATTATTATATCCAAATAGATTTAAAGGAATCATAGCACTCAGCGGAAGGTTGTTAGAAGAAAATAAAGAAATTGTGAATGTTAGCGAAGATGTTTTGAACAAAAAGGTTTTTATATCACACGGCACAAACGATCGAGTTTTGTCTGTTGAGTATGCGAGATCGGTAAAAACATATTTAGAAACATTGGGAATTCATCCTCATTACAAGGAATATGAAGAAGGCCATAGTATCAACCGTGAGATGTTAAAAGATTTAATCCAATGGTTGGATGAAAATCTTTGA
- a CDS encoding class I SAM-dependent methyltransferase: MADKQNVFQRLVGKGLYPSQMAWMLLLPFRNLYLSPAKLASRLGLKDDSIVLELGCGPGYFSPFIAKKIPKGKLYLADIQPEMLEKARKRMNQKGIKNVELSLTQKDSLPFPDNHFDVIYLVTVLGEISEPNRYAKEMFRVLKPNGIVSISEQAGDPDSLTLANVEEILLPTGLRLKQVFGKGRTFTANFIKK, encoded by the coding sequence ATGGCTGATAAACAAAATGTTTTTCAAAGACTAGTCGGAAAGGGATTATATCCTTCGCAAATGGCATGGATGTTACTCCTTCCATTCCGAAACCTATACTTATCGCCAGCCAAACTGGCCAGTCGATTGGGTCTTAAAGATGATTCTATTGTTTTGGAACTCGGATGTGGGCCTGGATATTTTAGCCCCTTCATTGCAAAAAAGATTCCAAAAGGAAAACTTTATCTTGCAGACATTCAGCCAGAAATGCTTGAAAAAGCACGAAAACGGATGAATCAAAAAGGAATCAAAAACGTAGAATTATCACTTACTCAAAAGGATTCTCTTCCTTTTCCTGATAATCATTTTGATGTGATTTATCTTGTTACAGTTCTTGGAGAAATTTCAGAACCCAACCGTTATGCAAAAGAAATGTTTAGAGTATTAAAACCAAATGGAATTGTATCAATATCCGAACAAGCTGGTGATCCGGATTCCCTAACTCTCGCAAACGTAGAAGAAATTTTATTACCCACTGGATTACGTCTCAAACAAGTTTTTGGAAAAGGCAGGACGTTCACTGCCAACTTTATCAAAAAATAA
- a CDS encoding glucose 1-dehydrogenase, with protein sequence MSKEFEGKVALVTGAASPIGLGRAIANRIASHGASLVLVDLNQEKIEEAAREVEAKFGVKAIGVACNVTKPEDCDAAISKTKEAFGKLDFLVNNAGVLKDNLLIRMSEQEYDFVMDVNCKGVFLMTKSASKLILKSDSGRIVNISSVSGLTGQPGQANYSTSKAGVIALTKVSAREFSGRNVLVNAVCPGYVQTEMTGTLSKEVQDKLTDPSVIPLKRPGKQEEIASAVKFFLSNDASYITGTYLRVDGGAAIGM encoded by the coding sequence ATGTCCAAAGAATTCGAAGGAAAAGTAGCACTGGTAACGGGAGCTGCCTCTCCCATTGGTTTGGGAAGAGCAATCGCAAACCGAATCGCATCGCATGGTGCAAGTTTGGTGCTTGTTGATTTGAATCAGGAAAAAATTGAAGAAGCTGCAAGAGAAGTAGAAGCTAAATTTGGTGTGAAAGCAATTGGCGTTGCTTGTAACGTAACAAAACCAGAAGACTGTGATGCTGCTATCAGCAAAACAAAAGAGGCTTTTGGAAAATTAGATTTTCTTGTGAACAACGCAGGTGTTTTAAAAGACAATCTTCTCATTCGTATGTCTGAACAAGAATATGACTTTGTAATGGATGTGAACTGTAAGGGAGTTTTCCTTATGACTAAATCCGCAAGTAAACTCATTCTAAAATCTGATTCTGGTCGGATCGTAAACATTTCCTCAGTTTCTGGACTCACTGGTCAACCAGGCCAAGCAAACTACTCCACTTCCAAAGCCGGAGTAATTGCATTAACAAAAGTTTCTGCTCGTGAATTTTCAGGAAGAAACGTTTTAGTAAATGCCGTTTGCCCAGGTTATGTTCAAACAGAAATGACTGGAACACTTTCTAAAGAAGTGCAAGACAAATTGACTGATCCTTCTGTGATCCCACTCAAACGTCCGGGAAAACAAGAAGAGATTGCATCTGCTGTTAAGTTTTTCTTAAGCAACGATGCATCTTACATCACTGGAACTTACCTCCGTGTAGACGGTGGTGCTGCTATCGGGATGTAG
- the ygiD gene encoding 4,5-DOPA dioxygenase extradiol gives MNSVETKENLALFQNSTTLPSLFLGHGSPMNAIEENEFVDGLRDLAKTIPKPKAILCISAHWVTDGTFVTAMENPPTIHDFGGFPKALFDVQYPAPGSPELAKLIQSTVKSQNVQLDYEWGLDHGAWSVIKHIYPKADVPVVQLSMDYKISPEAHFQLAKELSSLRNQGVLILASGNIVHNLRMVAWDRLNEVYGFDWALDVNQKVKNWILAGDNDSLIQIRNHGKEFEWAIPTAEHYLPLLYTLGTKLDSDSISFFNDKPVAGALTMTSVRLEPSQKG, from the coding sequence ATGAATTCAGTAGAAACAAAAGAAAATTTGGCCCTTTTTCAAAATTCCACCACACTTCCTTCCCTCTTTCTGGGGCATGGCAGTCCGATGAATGCAATTGAAGAAAATGAATTTGTGGATGGGTTGCGGGACCTCGCAAAAACCATCCCAAAACCAAAAGCCATTCTTTGTATTTCCGCACATTGGGTGACGGACGGAACTTTTGTAACTGCTATGGAAAATCCTCCCACCATACACGACTTTGGTGGTTTCCCAAAAGCATTATTTGATGTCCAATACCCTGCTCCAGGTAGCCCAGAACTTGCAAAACTAATTCAGTCTACAGTTAAATCTCAAAATGTTCAATTGGATTATGAATGGGGATTAGATCACGGAGCTTGGAGTGTCATCAAACATATTTACCCAAAGGCTGACGTTCCCGTTGTGCAACTAAGTATGGATTATAAAATTTCGCCGGAAGCTCATTTTCAATTGGCCAAAGAATTGTCTTCCCTTCGAAACCAAGGTGTTCTCATTCTTGCCAGTGGGAATATTGTACATAACTTGCGTATGGTGGCTTGGGACAGATTGAACGAAGTATATGGATTTGATTGGGCATTGGATGTAAACCAAAAGGTAAAAAATTGGATTTTGGCTGGAGACAACGATTCCTTAATTCAAATTCGTAATCATGGAAAAGAATTCGAATGGGCCATTCCCACTGCGGAACACTATTTACCATTACTTTATACTTTAGGAACAAAATTGGATTCAGATTCTATTTCCTTTTTTAACGACAAACCAGTGGCAGGTGCTTTGACGATGACTTCCGTAAGATTGGAACCGAGTCAAAAAGGATAA
- a CDS encoding response regulator codes for MHFIMAIENDLNSAQDLENIFLGLRQRVVITKFSQTVQEYVKSANPDIILMGLTFKDKKELEFVLELRRDVITHNIPILAMIPKEDTNFIANQKALGFTDYMVKPLAKQPLLDRIHSHIEEYKFSESSKTRDNMSFIVVDRGHGRVLFQCRANLKRYVFPEFKKIFTPNFLKSILTERVCFDVRVVPELGKEEVEVFERVMKLFMGHEKVVFIAGRHMGAFIEHASDDEKMLVFMAPNEFEEYVKMEEQKVEEQRKKEKKEKFAKDSAKENVATGPTSLGEVKIEIPIGGPALPYTPAEPISSETPKETKPNTDSTETPPQS; via the coding sequence ATGCATTTTATCATGGCGATAGAAAACGATCTAAATTCCGCACAGGATTTAGAAAACATCTTCCTTGGTTTACGCCAACGAGTAGTCATCACAAAATTTTCGCAAACTGTTCAAGAGTATGTAAAATCGGCCAACCCAGATATCATTCTTATGGGTTTGACTTTTAAGGACAAAAAAGAATTAGAATTTGTTTTGGAACTTAGACGTGATGTCATCACACACAACATTCCGATTCTTGCAATGATTCCGAAAGAGGATACCAATTTCATTGCAAATCAAAAAGCATTGGGCTTTACAGATTATATGGTGAAACCTTTAGCCAAACAACCGCTACTTGATCGAATTCATTCCCATATTGAAGAATATAAATTTAGCGAATCTTCAAAAACTAGAGACAATATGTCTTTTATTGTTGTGGATCGGGGTCACGGGCGGGTTTTATTCCAATGCCGCGCGAATCTCAAACGATATGTATTCCCTGAATTCAAAAAAATATTCACTCCTAACTTTTTAAAATCCATCCTTACAGAACGTGTTTGTTTTGATGTTCGTGTGGTTCCCGAACTTGGAAAAGAAGAAGTAGAAGTTTTTGAGCGAGTGATGAAACTTTTTATGGGACACGAAAAAGTAGTGTTTATTGCTGGCCGTCATATGGGAGCATTCATTGAACACGCATCAGATGATGAAAAAATGTTAGTTTTTATGGCTCCAAACGAATTCGAAGAATACGTTAAAATGGAAGAACAGAAAGTAGAAGAACAACGTAAAAAAGAGAAAAAGGAAAAGTTTGCAAAAGATAGTGCTAAAGAAAACGTAGCAACTGGTCCAACCTCTCTCGGTGAAGTAAAAATAGAAATTCCAATTGGTGGGCCGGCTCTCCCTTACACTCCAGCGGAACCAATTAGTTCTGAAACACCTAAAGAAACTAAACCTAACACCGATTCGACCGAAACACCTCCTCAATCATAA
- a CDS encoding M23 family metallopeptidase: MLRPLVLVLILFFYPLSAISVSDYPPGFVLKNPYLWPVKGYDSITGAFGEFRTGHFHMGQDFSTGGRIGIPIIAVTKGKVTRVQRRWTSIGYALFLQHDDGMISRYGHLHKFSQKIIKQILKSKQARRYKDRTDFDIALPEAVEVDAGETIAFSGDTGVGPPHLHFELFKDNVYYNPMHYGLGYSVAEPIVFNTIRITPQTPRTFINGRNETVEIPFYETSGNRFELSESPTLFIQGKVGIQIALHQKSNNNRLGIFTLDMLIGENVLQGFQLSKILKEHTRKNVLLYDSSVSKPNGNPFSYYLHTRDGNDLLGMRSNGREQGLLDSEQMRLGEPKEITIRATGMGGQMSFASFYILKDQGDYSHIVTKEWKYNVYYDRYTTFKSKDTKVELFFPVNAVYSKAFFDIEAQEQIQINTKGLNQLSSVYKIGPDFKDFNLGYDLYVKVPKTKDINSADLYEVLADGNVKKVNGSSFSSWGQFFKVRLRKTGLFVVLSDQTPPTIYLHDLMNKTVYPREDFALYLKAVDVGSGIMPDGFDITVDGIPGKAEFFPKDGRLEIFEPEILYEPGKHTVLASVRDFAGNWSSTVRYDYEIQTPPMPEEKKKPTSDNQNPDTIKDKKNTKEIKTKQSSPKVQKAVKPITIAPKAKDKKSTSR, encoded by the coding sequence ATGTTGCGTCCTCTCGTATTAGTACTCATTCTATTTTTTTATCCCCTCTCTGCAATATCTGTCTCTGATTACCCACCGGGTTTTGTTTTAAAAAATCCTTATCTCTGGCCAGTGAAAGGATACGACTCTATCACTGGTGCTTTCGGTGAATTTAGAACAGGACATTTTCATATGGGACAAGATTTTTCCACCGGCGGGAGAATTGGAATTCCTATCATTGCAGTAACAAAAGGAAAAGTCACTCGTGTACAAAGAAGATGGACTAGCATTGGTTATGCGTTATTTCTCCAACACGATGATGGAATGATCTCTCGGTATGGTCATTTACACAAATTCTCTCAAAAAATTATTAAACAAATTTTAAAATCAAAACAAGCAAGACGTTACAAAGATAGAACGGATTTTGATATTGCACTTCCAGAAGCAGTGGAAGTAGATGCGGGAGAAACCATTGCATTTTCTGGTGACACTGGCGTTGGCCCACCACACTTACATTTTGAACTTTTTAAAGACAATGTATATTACAATCCAATGCATTATGGATTGGGTTATAGTGTCGCAGAACCAATTGTCTTTAATACAATTCGGATCACTCCACAAACACCGCGTACCTTTATCAATGGTAGAAATGAAACCGTTGAAATTCCGTTTTACGAAACCAGTGGAAATCGATTTGAACTTTCAGAGTCCCCTACACTTTTTATCCAAGGAAAAGTTGGAATCCAAATCGCACTGCATCAAAAATCCAATAACAATCGTCTAGGAATTTTCACCTTAGATATGTTAATTGGTGAAAACGTTTTACAAGGGTTTCAACTTTCAAAGATTTTAAAAGAACATACTCGTAAAAATGTTTTGTTATATGATAGTTCTGTCAGTAAACCCAATGGAAATCCATTTTCATACTATCTGCACACCCGCGATGGAAATGATTTACTCGGAATGAGAAGTAATGGCCGAGAACAAGGTTTACTTGATAGCGAGCAAATGCGTTTGGGAGAACCTAAGGAAATCACCATTCGGGCCACAGGAATGGGTGGGCAAATGTCCTTTGCTTCCTTTTATATCCTAAAGGACCAAGGAGATTATAGTCATATTGTCACCAAAGAATGGAAGTACAACGTGTACTATGATCGTTATACTACATTCAAATCGAAAGATACAAAAGTGGAATTGTTTTTCCCGGTAAATGCCGTGTATTCCAAAGCATTTTTCGATATCGAAGCTCAAGAACAAATCCAAATCAATACAAAAGGCCTCAATCAACTTTCTAGTGTATATAAAATTGGACCTGACTTTAAAGATTTTAATTTAGGTTACGACCTTTATGTAAAGGTGCCCAAAACCAAAGATATCAATTCAGCAGATTTGTATGAAGTTTTGGCAGATGGGAATGTAAAAAAGGTCAATGGATCTTCTTTTAGTTCCTGGGGCCAATTCTTCAAAGTAAGACTACGTAAAACAGGACTCTTTGTTGTTTTATCAGACCAAACCCCTCCTACAATTTATCTCCATGATTTGATGAACAAAACAGTATACCCGAGAGAGGACTTTGCTTTGTATCTAAAAGCAGTGGATGTTGGATCAGGCATTATGCCGGATGGGTTTGACATCACAGTGGATGGAATTCCGGGCAAAGCTGAGTTTTTTCCCAAAGACGGCCGATTGGAAATCTTTGAACCCGAGATTTTATACGAACCAGGAAAACATACAGTGCTTGCAAGTGTAAGAGATTTTGCAGGGAACTGGAGTTCTACAGTGCGGTATGATTATGAAATCCAAACTCCACCAATGCCGGAAGAAAAGAAAAAACCAACTTCAGACAATCAAAACCCAGATACTATCAAAGATAAAAAGAATACAAAAGAAATAAAAACCAAACAATCTTCGCCTAAGGTGCAAAAGGCGGTTAAACCAATAACAATCGCACCTAAGGCAAAGGATAAAAAATCTACATCCCGATAG
- a CDS encoding EAL domain-containing protein, translating into MKNQLLTGPYYFGMKDLDVFKKHFIQENQGKPLFLIRFENIGGIELTEFLDLLRTEFYSCLDLEDIGFGFHYLEKQDILLMGISPLFEWDIERFPNIENSVGKFQQQCLQNKVVSFHFGVSRTQSNFISDSDEIYNELYKSSEKNLNDNLVRWSWTYYNKANTYISGSVHEAMIQPTVIFNPKDKTYSVKGGEVFLGGGAYIGYKDLINDIPSDQDLNRIELLILEKLIIACEGAPGLLKFNISPQSLIDTFSQTGRVDRLQRLIRNKDLIPENIRFELVEKPYDDSHFPLKDVCHAFYSHGMSFAADDFGVKSQSHQIVLDLGIMIKEFKLDPISFKFKIEEDQIKFLDNLAFIDYCKRLADNREAVITAEAVEDYDTLRFLMEHQIYQFQANILFGKMTVSDYKRDFDLLHSIHEDVVKEVLTDKILSEKQKKVGNLFRVASEAGLI; encoded by the coding sequence TTGAAAAATCAACTTTTAACTGGTCCCTATTATTTTGGTATGAAGGACTTGGATGTGTTCAAAAAACATTTCATCCAAGAAAACCAAGGGAAACCACTCTTCCTCATTCGTTTTGAAAACATTGGCGGTATTGAACTGACCGAATTTTTGGATCTACTCCGGACTGAATTTTATTCCTGTTTGGATTTAGAAGATATTGGATTCGGATTTCATTACTTAGAAAAACAAGATATACTACTGATGGGAATTTCTCCACTTTTTGAGTGGGACATTGAACGATTTCCGAACATCGAAAATTCCGTTGGTAAATTCCAACAACAATGTTTACAAAATAAAGTTGTTTCCTTTCACTTTGGAGTTTCCAGAACTCAATCTAACTTTATCTCAGACAGTGATGAAATTTATAACGAACTATATAAATCTTCCGAAAAAAATCTTAATGATAATTTAGTTCGTTGGAGTTGGACCTACTATAACAAAGCAAATACTTATATTTCAGGATCAGTTCATGAAGCCATGATCCAACCCACAGTCATCTTCAATCCTAAAGATAAAACGTATTCGGTGAAAGGTGGCGAAGTATTCCTCGGTGGTGGGGCATACATTGGTTACAAAGATTTAATCAATGACATTCCATCCGACCAAGATCTCAACCGAATCGAACTTTTGATTTTAGAAAAGTTGATCATTGCTTGTGAAGGAGCACCGGGATTATTAAAATTTAATATTTCTCCGCAGTCTTTGATTGATACATTTTCCCAAACGGGTCGAGTAGATCGATTGCAACGACTCATTCGAAATAAAGATTTAATTCCTGAGAACATAAGATTTGAACTTGTTGAAAAACCTTATGATGATTCTCACTTTCCACTAAAAGATGTCTGCCATGCTTTTTATTCACATGGAATGAGTTTTGCTGCTGACGACTTTGGAGTCAAAAGCCAATCACATCAAATTGTTTTGGATCTTGGAATTATGATTAAAGAATTCAAATTGGATCCTATTAGTTTTAAATTCAAAATCGAAGAAGACCAAATTAAATTTTTGGACAACTTAGCATTTATTGATTATTGTAAACGTCTTGCTGACAACAGGGAAGCCGTGATCACTGCTGAGGCCGTTGAAGACTATGATACTTTACGGTTTCTGATGGAACACCAAATCTATCAGTTCCAAGCAAATATATTATTTGGAAAAATGACAGTATCGGATTATAAAAGAGATTTTGATCTTCTCCATTCCATCCACGAAGATGTTGTGAAAGAAGTATTGACAGATAAAATTTTGTCAGAAAAACAAAAGAAAGTTGGGAATTTGTTTCGAGTTGCATCAGAGGCGGGTTTAATTTAA
- a CDS encoding YdcF family protein — protein sequence MRRLFYNIIKLFLAYLLISSSYIVSTGLVEAENLTSNIALVLGNKVEIDGSPSDRLQARLDRAVILYKEHLIQKIIVSGGLGKEGFDEAKVMKKYLVTQGIDADQIIEDNLGSTTEKSAQNLKIILGSNFSESILIISQYYHLNRASFLVKKTGFINIKTSYARYFEIRDFYSIFRETIALPYVIILNL from the coding sequence ATGAGAAGATTATTCTATAATATTATCAAATTATTTTTAGCCTACCTTCTCATATCTTCTAGTTATATTGTCTCAACTGGACTTGTTGAAGCAGAAAATTTAACTTCGAATATAGCTCTCGTTCTGGGAAATAAAGTTGAAATAGATGGATCACCATCAGATCGATTGCAAGCCCGATTAGATAGGGCAGTCATTCTTTATAAAGAACATTTAATTCAAAAAATAATAGTTTCCGGGGGATTGGGAAAAGAAGGATTTGATGAAGCAAAGGTAATGAAAAAATATTTAGTCACCCAGGGAATTGATGCGGATCAAATCATTGAAGATAACCTTGGTTCTACAACAGAAAAATCAGCACAAAATCTAAAAATTATCTTAGGTTCAAATTTTTCTGAATCAATTCTTATCATATCACAGTATTATCATCTCAATAGAGCGTCCTTTTTAGTTAAAAAAACTGGCTTCATCAATATAAAAACTTCCTATGCTAGGTATTTTGAAATCCGAGATTTCTATTCAATCTTCAGAGAAACCATTGCCTTACCTTATGTAATCATTCTGAATTTATAA